One region of Salvia miltiorrhiza cultivar Shanhuang (shh) chromosome 3, IMPLAD_Smil_shh, whole genome shotgun sequence genomic DNA includes:
- the LOC131015176 gene encoding EG45-like domain containing protein — protein sequence MLKPELGLLTWLLLFLVGPGPHLRFARADIGTASRYSPPYTPTACYGNDFSEFPTSNLFAAAGEGIWDNGAACGRQYLVRCISAPVPQSCVPGQTIQIKIVDRAQSSSSRPSRDGSSIVLSETAFAAIANPAVHYLNVEYQQL from the exons ATGTTGAAGCCCGAACTCGGCCTCCTGACATGGCTCCTCCTCTTCCTCGTCGGCCCGGGCCCGCACCTCCGATTTGCCCGGGCCGACATTGGCACGGCTAGCCGTTATTCCCCTCCATACACCC CGACGGCGTGCTACGGCAACGACTTCTCGGAGTTCCCGACGAGCAACCTGTTCGCGGCGGCCGGGGAGGGCATTTGGGACAACGGCGCGGCGTGCGGGCGGCAGTACCTCGTGCGGTGCATCAGCGCGCCCGTGCCGCAGTCGTGCGTCCCCGGCCAGACCATCCAGATCAAGATCGTCGACCGGGCCCAGTCCTCCTCCTCCCGCCCCTCGCGCGACGGCTCCAGCATTGTGCTGTCGGAGACCGCCTTCGCCGCCATTGCCAACCCCGCCGTTCATTATTTAAACGTCGAATATCAACA GCTTTGA